Proteins encoded together in one Impatiens glandulifera chromosome 1, dImpGla2.1, whole genome shotgun sequence window:
- the LOC124936908 gene encoding cytochrome P450 78A5-like has product MSSGIGLFVLPDDSSSTLLSIQLFLFLAILTAVFRFWLVPGGLAWALSKAKTGAPIPGPSGFPLIGLIFTFMSSLTHRKLANLSQTLKAGPLMAFSVGFTRFVISSDPGSAKDILSSSAFADRPIKESAYELLFNRAMGFAPFGEYWRELRRISATYMFSPKKIACAEGFRKNICHQMITQVKTQMDLKGDVEIKQVLHYGSLNNMMMTVFGKYYDFGENGDGLELEGFVSEGYKLLGTFNWSDHFPILGWLDVQGVRRRSRKLVSKVDGFVRKIIDDHSMVTDQDNNHGYFVDVLLDLERENKITRSDMVAVLWEMIFRGTDTVAILLEWILARLVLHPDIQAKALAEIETTIGSSRAVMESDIPNLPYLQAIVKETLRMHPPGPLLSWARLAIHDTHVGQYFVPAGTTAMVNMWAIAHDKGIWSEPEEFRPERFIEQDVSVMGSDMRLAPFGSGRRVCPGKTMGLATVHIWLAVLLQNFEWTSKDDVDLTEVLKMSMEMKNPLVCKAVARGVFS; this is encoded by the exons atgtcttcgGGAATAGGCCTCTTTGTTCTACCAGATGACTCCTCCTCCACCTTGCTCAGCATCCAACTTTTCCTCTTTCTCGCTATCTTAACCGCTGTTTTCAGATTCTGGCTAGTCCCGGGTGGTCTTGCATGGGCTCTTTCCAAAGCAAAAACCGGTGCCCCCATTCCCGGACCATCTGGATTTCCCCTTATCGGACTCATTTTCACTTTCATGAGTTCTTTGACTCATAGAAAACTTGCAAACCTTTCTCAGACCTTAAAGGCAGGTCCACTAATGGCCTTTTCGGTTGGGTTCACCCGTTTCGTTATTTCAAGTGATCCGGGTTCGGCTAAGGACATTCTCAGTAGTTCTGCCTTCGCTGATCGTCCCATTAAGGAATCCGCTTACGAGCTCTTGTTTAATCGGGCAATGGGATTTGCTCCCTTTGGAGAATACTGGAGAGAGCTAAGAAGGATTTCAGCTACTTACATGTTTAGCCCGAAGAAAATAGCTTGTGCTGAAGGATTCCGTAAGAACATCTGTCATCAGATGATCACACAA GTAAAAACACAAATGGATCTAAAAGGGGATGTTGAGATCAAGCAAGTTCTTCACTATGGTTCATTGAATAACATGATGATGACTGTTTTTGGAAAGTATTATGATTTTGGTGAAAATGGGGACGGTTTGGAATTAGAGGGATTTGTTAGTGAAGGATACAAGTTACTAGGGACATTCAATTGGAGCGATCATTTCCCGATTCTAGGTTGGCTTGATGTTCAAGGTGTGAGAAGGAGAAGTAGGAAACTAGTTTCTAAAGTGGATGGGTTTGTTAGAAAGATCATAGACGATCACAGCATGGTTACTGATCAGGACAATAATCATGGATACTTTGTTGATGTTCTTCTTGATCTTGAGAGAGAGAACAAGATCACCCGATCTGATATGGTCGCTGTTCTATGG GAAATGATCTTCAGAGGAACAGATACTGTTGCAATTCTATTagaatggattctagcaagacTAGTTCTTCATCCAGACATTCAAGCCAAAGCTCTCGCCGAAATTGAAACAACTATTGGCTCTTCAAGGGCGGTAATGGAATCTGATATCCCAAACCTGCCATACCTCCAAGCCATCGTAAAAGAGACTCTAAGAATGCACCCTCCAGGCCCCCTCCTTTCATGGGCTCGTCTTGCAATCCACGACACACATGTTGGGCAGTACTTTGTCCCTGCAGGGACCACGGCCATGGTGAATATGTGGGCCATAGCACATGACAAAGGAATTTGGTCGGAGCCAGAAGAGTTCAGGCCAGAGAGATTCATTGAACAGGATGTGTCTGTCATGGGGTCTGACATGAGGCTCGCCCCTTTTGGTTCAGGAAGGAGGGTATGTCCCGGGAAAACTATGGGTCTAGCTACCGTTCATATTTGGTTGGCTGTGCTTCTTCAGAACTTTGAGTGGACCTCTAAGGATGATGTGGATTTGACTGAGGTTCTCAAGATGTCCATGGAAATGAAGAATCCCTTGGTGTGTAAAGCGGTTGCAAGGGGTGTTTTTTCTTGA